From a region of the Candidatus Brocadia sp. genome:
- a CDS encoding BrnT family toxin, which translates to MEFEWDPNKANANLKKHGISFHEASTVFGDPLALTFNDPDHSIGEHRFLPFGYSGMGQLMVVVHTERHGKTRIISARCATRQERKIYEGS; encoded by the coding sequence ATGGAATTTGAATGGGATCCAAATAAAGCCAACGCCAACCTTAAAAAACATGGCATATCCTTCCATGAGGCGTCAACGGTATTCGGTGACCCGCTGGCATTGACCTTCAATGATCCTGACCATTCAATTGGTGAGCATAGATTTTTGCCTTTTGGCTATTCTGGAATGGGTCAATTAATGGTTGTCGTTCATACTGAGCGGCATGGGAAAACAAGAATAATAAGCGCAAGGTGTGCAACAAGACAGGAAAGGAAAATATATGAAGGCAGCTAA